In Enterobacter sp. 638, a single window of DNA contains:
- a CDS encoding DMSO/selenate family reductase complex B subunit, with protein MTTQYGFFIDSSRCTGCKTCELACKDYKDLTPDVSFRRIYEYAGGDWQEDNGVWNQNVFAYYLSIACNHCEDPACTKVCPSGAMHKRDDGFVVVDEDVCIGCRYCHMACPYGAPQYNAAKGHMTKCDGCHSRVADGKKPICVDSCPLRALDFGPIEELRQKHGQLAAVAPLPGAHFTKPSIVIKPNANSRPTGDTTGYLANPKEV; from the coding sequence ATGACCACCCAATATGGATTTTTTATTGATTCTAGTCGGTGCACCGGTTGTAAAACCTGCGAACTGGCTTGTAAAGATTACAAAGACTTAACCCCGGATGTTAGCTTCCGACGTATTTACGAATACGCGGGTGGAGACTGGCAGGAGGACAACGGCGTCTGGAATCAGAACGTGTTTGCCTACTATCTGTCGATTGCCTGTAACCACTGCGAAGATCCTGCGTGTACCAAAGTGTGCCCGAGTGGCGCGATGCACAAGCGTGATGACGGTTTTGTTGTCGTAGATGAAGATGTCTGCATCGGCTGTCGTTACTGCCACATGGCGTGCCCGTACGGTGCCCCACAGTACAACGCTGCAAAAGGCCATATGACGAAATGCGATGGTTGTCATTCCCGAGTTGCAGACGGTAAAAAGCCAATCTGCGTGGATTCTTGCCCTCTGCGCGCACTGGACTTTGGTCCAATTGAAGAGTTGCGTCAGAAGCACGGCCAGCTTGCAGCGGTTGCTCCGCTGCCAGGAGCGCATTTTACCAAGCCGAGTATCGTCATTAAACCGAATGCCAATAGCCGTCCGACAGGTGATACCACCGGCTATCTGGCTAATCCGAAGGAGGTGTAA
- a CDS encoding dimethyl sulfoxide reductase anchor subunit family protein, with product MGSGWHEWPLMIFTVFGQCVAGGFIVLAVALLKGDLRADQQQRLVMSMFGLWVLMGIGFIASTLHLGSPMRAFNSLNRIGASSLSNEIASGAIFFAVGGLGWLLAALKRLPSGLRSLWLIVTMVLGVVFVWMMVRVYNTIDTVPTWYSIWTPLSFFLTMLMGGPLLGFLLLRVAGIDGWAMRLLPAVSLLALVASAVVALMQGAELAAIHSSIQQASSLVPDYGSLMAWRIVLLAAALTCWVLPQIKGHQPALPLLSFAFVLVLAGELIGRGVFYGLHMTVGVAIAN from the coding sequence ATGGGAAGTGGATGGCATGAGTGGCCGCTGATGATTTTCACCGTCTTTGGCCAATGCGTCGCAGGCGGGTTTATCGTCCTCGCGGTAGCCTTACTCAAAGGTGATTTACGGGCTGACCAGCAGCAGCGCCTGGTCATGAGTATGTTTGGCCTGTGGGTGCTGATGGGGATTGGTTTTATTGCCTCAACGCTTCACCTTGGATCCCCGATGCGTGCGTTTAACTCGCTAAACCGCATCGGCGCATCGTCACTCAGTAACGAAATTGCCAGCGGCGCAATCTTCTTTGCGGTGGGTGGCCTGGGCTGGTTGCTGGCTGCGCTCAAAAGGCTGCCTTCAGGTTTACGCAGCCTGTGGCTGATTGTCACTATGGTGCTGGGCGTGGTGTTTGTATGGATGATGGTGCGCGTTTATAACACTATCGACACCGTACCTACCTGGTACAGCATCTGGACGCCGCTCAGTTTCTTCCTGACGATGCTGATGGGTGGGCCACTATTGGGCTTCTTGCTTCTGCGTGTGGCCGGAATTGATGGCTGGGCGATGCGCCTGTTGCCGGCGGTATCATTGTTAGCGTTGGTCGCCAGCGCGGTCGTTGCGTTGATGCAAGGTGCAGAGCTGGCCGCAATCCACAGCTCTATCCAGCAAGCCTCCTCGCTAGTGCCGGATTACGGCTCGCTGATGGCATGGCGCATTGTGTTACTGGCCGCTGCGCTGACCTGCTGGGTACTTCCGCAGATCAAGGGACATCAGCCCGCGTTACCTTTGCTGTCCTTCGCATTTGTATTAGTGCTGGCCGGAGAGTTGATCGGTCGTGGCGTGTTCTACGGTCTGCATATGACGGTGGGCGTGGCCATCGCGAACTAA